Proteins co-encoded in one Corylus avellana chromosome ca9, CavTom2PMs-1.0 genomic window:
- the LOC132161854 gene encoding replication factor C subunit 3 isoform X2: MLWVDKYRPKTLDHVMVHQDIAQNLKKLVTEQDCPHLLFYGPPGSGKKTLIMALIRQMFGPSAEKVKVENKTWKVDAGSRTLDIELTTLSSTNHVELSPSDAGFQDRYVVQEIIKEIAKNRPIDTKGKRGFKVLVLNEVDKLSREAQHSLRRTMEKYSAYCRLILCCNSSSKVTEAIRSRCLNVRINAPTDEEIVKVLEFIGNKEGLQLPSGFAARIADKSNRSLRRAILSFETCRVQQYPLTSKQVIPPMDWEEYIAEIASDVMKEQSPKRLFQVRGKLYELLINCIPPEIILKVVLFHALSYVCIK; this comes from the exons GTCACGGAGCAGGATTGCCCGCATCTGCTCTTCTATGGTCCTCCGGGCTCCGGCAAGAAAACCCTAATCATGGCCCTCATTCGTCAGATGTTCGGCCCTAGCGCTGAGAAg GTGAAGGTGGAGAATAAGACATGGAAAGTCGAT GCTGGAAGTAGAACTCTTGATATAGAGCTTACCACATTGTCAAGCACCAACCATGTGGAACTGAGTCCCAGTGATGCAGGGTTTCAGGACAGATATGTTGTTcaagaaataattaaagaaatagCTAAAAATAGACCTATTgacacaaaaggaaaaagaggatTTAAAG TATTAGTGCTCAATGAGGTAGACAAACTTTCGAGAGAAGCCCAACATTCTCTCCGAAGAACTATGGAGAAATATAGTGCTTATTGTAGACTTATACTATGCTGCAACAGTTCTTCAAAGGTTACTGAAGCAATCCGGTCCCGCTGCTTGAATGTGCGGATAAATGCACCAACAGACGAAGAG ATTGTTAAGGTATTGGAATTCATTGGAAACAAAGAAGGACTGCAACTTCCATCTGGATTTGCTGCTCGTATAGCAGATAAGTCAAATCGGAGTTTAAGGAGAGCCATACTGTCATTTGAGACTTGCCGTGTCCAACA GTATCCTCTTACAAGCAAACAAGTAATACCCCCGATGGATTGGGAGGAGTATATTGCTGAAATAGCATCTGACGTAATGAAGGAGCAGAGTCCTAAAAG GCTGTTTCAGGTTCGAGGGAAGTTGTATGAGCTACTTATTAATTGTATTCCACCGGAGATTATCTTGAAG GTTGTATTGTTCCATGCACTTAGTTACGTTTGCATAAAGTAG
- the LOC132161854 gene encoding replication factor C subunit 3 isoform X1 produces MLWVDKYRPKTLDHVMVHQDIAQNLKKLVTEQDCPHLLFYGPPGSGKKTLIMALIRQMFGPSAEKVKVENKTWKVDAGSRTLDIELTTLSSTNHVELSPSDAGFQDRYVVQEIIKEIAKNRPIDTKGKRGFKVLVLNEVDKLSREAQHSLRRTMEKYSAYCRLILCCNSSSKVTEAIRSRCLNVRINAPTDEEIVKVLEFIGNKEGLQLPSGFAARIADKSNRSLRRAILSFETCRVQQYPLTSKQVIPPMDWEEYIAEIASDVMKEQSPKRLFQVRGKLYELLINCIPPEIILKRLLYELLKKLDAELKHEVCHWAAYYEHRMCLGQKAIFHIEAFVAKFMSIYKSFLIATFG; encoded by the exons GTCACGGAGCAGGATTGCCCGCATCTGCTCTTCTATGGTCCTCCGGGCTCCGGCAAGAAAACCCTAATCATGGCCCTCATTCGTCAGATGTTCGGCCCTAGCGCTGAGAAg GTGAAGGTGGAGAATAAGACATGGAAAGTCGAT GCTGGAAGTAGAACTCTTGATATAGAGCTTACCACATTGTCAAGCACCAACCATGTGGAACTGAGTCCCAGTGATGCAGGGTTTCAGGACAGATATGTTGTTcaagaaataattaaagaaatagCTAAAAATAGACCTATTgacacaaaaggaaaaagaggatTTAAAG TATTAGTGCTCAATGAGGTAGACAAACTTTCGAGAGAAGCCCAACATTCTCTCCGAAGAACTATGGAGAAATATAGTGCTTATTGTAGACTTATACTATGCTGCAACAGTTCTTCAAAGGTTACTGAAGCAATCCGGTCCCGCTGCTTGAATGTGCGGATAAATGCACCAACAGACGAAGAG ATTGTTAAGGTATTGGAATTCATTGGAAACAAAGAAGGACTGCAACTTCCATCTGGATTTGCTGCTCGTATAGCAGATAAGTCAAATCGGAGTTTAAGGAGAGCCATACTGTCATTTGAGACTTGCCGTGTCCAACA GTATCCTCTTACAAGCAAACAAGTAATACCCCCGATGGATTGGGAGGAGTATATTGCTGAAATAGCATCTGACGTAATGAAGGAGCAGAGTCCTAAAAG GCTGTTTCAGGTTCGAGGGAAGTTGTATGAGCTACTTATTAATTGTATTCCACCGGAGATTATCTTGAAG AGACTGCTTTATGAATTATTAAAGAAGTTGGATGCAGAACTAAAACATGAGGTTTGCCATTGGGCTGCATATTAT GAGCATAGGATGTGTCTTGGACAGAAAGCCATATTTCACATTGAAG CATTTGTGGCGAAGTTCATGAGCATTTATAAGTCTTTTCTCATTGCAACGTTTGGATAA